Proteins found in one Streptomyces sp. NBC_00461 genomic segment:
- the groL gene encoding chaperonin GroEL (60 kDa chaperone family; promotes refolding of misfolded polypeptides especially under stressful conditions; forms two stacked rings of heptamers to form a barrel-shaped 14mer; ends can be capped by GroES; misfolded proteins enter the barrel where they are refolded when GroES binds) encodes MAKIIAFDEEARRGLERGMNQLADAVKVTLGPKGRNVVLEKKWGAPTITNDGVSIAKEIELEDPYEKIGAELVKEVAKKTDDVAGDGTTTATVLAQALVKEGLRNVAAGANPMALKRGIEKAVEAVSGALLEQAKDVETKEQIASTASISAADTQIGELIAEAMDKVGKEGVITVEESQTFGLELELTEGMRFDKGYISAYFATDMERMEASLDDPYILIANSKIGSVKDLLPLLEKVMQSGKPLLIIAEDVEGEALSTLVVNKIRGTFKSVAVKAPGFGDRRKAMLNDIAILTGGEVISEEVGLKLENTSLDLLGRARKVVITKDETTIVDGAGSTEQVQGRVNQIRAEIENSDSDYDREKLQERLAKLAGGVAVIKAGAATEVELKERKHRIEDAVRNAKAAVEEGIVAGGGVALIQASSVFEKLDLEGDEATGANAVRIALEAPLKQIAVNAGLEGGVVVEKVRNLTPGHGLNAATGEYVDLVKEGIIDPAKVTRSALQNAASIAALFLTTEAVIADKPEKAAAPAGGGMPGGDMDF; translated from the coding sequence ATGGCCAAGATCATCGCGTTCGACGAGGAGGCGCGGCGCGGCCTCGAGCGCGGCATGAACCAGCTCGCGGACGCCGTCAAGGTGACGCTCGGCCCCAAGGGCCGCAACGTCGTCCTCGAGAAGAAGTGGGGCGCCCCCACGATCACCAACGATGGTGTCTCCATCGCCAAGGAGATCGAGCTCGAGGACCCGTACGAGAAGATCGGCGCCGAGCTGGTCAAGGAAGTCGCCAAGAAGACGGACGACGTCGCCGGTGACGGTACGACCACCGCGACCGTTCTCGCCCAGGCCCTCGTCAAGGAAGGCCTGCGCAACGTAGCCGCCGGCGCCAACCCGATGGCCCTCAAGCGCGGTATCGAGAAGGCCGTCGAGGCCGTCTCCGGTGCCCTCCTTGAGCAGGCCAAGGACGTGGAGACCAAGGAGCAGATCGCTTCGACGGCCTCCATCTCCGCCGCCGACACCCAGATCGGCGAGCTCATCGCCGAGGCCATGGACAAGGTCGGCAAGGAAGGCGTCATCACCGTCGAGGAGTCCCAGACCTTCGGTCTGGAGCTGGAGCTCACCGAGGGTATGCGCTTCGACAAGGGCTACATCTCGGCGTACTTCGCCACCGACATGGAGCGGATGGAGGCGTCGCTCGACGACCCGTACATCCTCATCGCCAACTCCAAGATCGGCTCCGTCAAGGACCTGCTCCCGCTCCTGGAGAAGGTCATGCAGTCGGGCAAGCCGCTGCTGATCATCGCCGAGGACGTCGAGGGCGAGGCCCTGTCGACCCTGGTCGTCAACAAGATCCGCGGCACCTTCAAGTCCGTCGCCGTCAAGGCCCCGGGCTTCGGCGACCGCCGCAAGGCGATGCTGAACGACATCGCCATCCTCACCGGCGGCGAGGTCATCTCCGAGGAGGTCGGTCTCAAGCTCGAGAACACCTCCCTCGACCTGCTGGGCCGCGCCCGCAAGGTGGTCATCACCAAGGACGAGACGACCATCGTCGACGGCGCCGGCTCCACGGAGCAGGTGCAGGGCCGGGTCAACCAGATCCGTGCCGAGATCGAGAACAGCGACTCGGACTACGACCGCGAGAAGCTGCAGGAGCGCCTGGCGAAGCTCGCCGGCGGTGTCGCGGTCATCAAGGCCGGCGCTGCCACCGAGGTGGAGCTCAAGGAGCGCAAGCACCGCATCGAGGACGCCGTCCGCAACGCCAAGGCCGCCGTCGAGGAGGGCATCGTCGCCGGTGGTGGCGTCGCGCTCATCCAGGCGTCCAGCGTCTTCGAGAAGCTGGACCTCGAAGGTGACGAGGCGACCGGCGCCAACGCCGTGCGCATCGCGCTTGAGGCCCCGCTGAAGCAGATCGCCGTCAACGCCGGCCTCGAAGGCGGTGTCGTGGTGGAGAAGGTGCGCAACCTGACCCCGGGCCACGGCCTGAACGCCGCGACCGGCGAGTACGTCGACCTGGTCAAGGAAGGCATCATCGACCCGGCGAAGGTCACGCGCTCTGCCCTGCAGAACGCCGCCTCCATCGCCGCGCTCTTCCTCACCACCGAGGCCGTCATCGCCGACAAGCCGGAGAAGGCCGCCGCGCCTGCCGGTGGTGGCATGCCGGGCGGTGACATGGACTTCTGA
- a CDS encoding cold-shock protein, with translation MAQGTVKWFNAEKGYGFIAVDGGADVFVHYSAIQMDGYRTLEEGQRVDFEISQGQKGPQADMVRLAAG, from the coding sequence ATGGCTCAGGGCACCGTCAAGTGGTTCAACGCGGAGAAGGGGTACGGCTTCATCGCGGTCGACGGTGGTGCGGATGTTTTCGTCCACTACAGTGCGATTCAGATGGACGGCTACCGCACCCTGGAAGAGGGTCAGCGGGTCGATTTCGAGATCTCGCAAGGCCAGAAGGGGCCGCAGGCGGACATGGTCCGGCTGGCGGCCGGCTGA
- a CDS encoding MoaD/ThiS family protein — MSVSVRIPTILRTYTGGQAEVAAEGANLGEVIADLEKKHTGIAARVLDDQGKLRRFVNVYVNDDDVRFEQGLETATPDGAGVSIIPAVAGG, encoded by the coding sequence ATGAGCGTTTCCGTCCGCATCCCCACCATCCTGCGCACCTACACCGGGGGCCAGGCCGAGGTCGCTGCTGAAGGGGCCAACCTCGGCGAGGTCATCGCCGACCTGGAGAAGAAGCACACGGGTATCGCCGCGCGCGTTCTCGACGACCAGGGCAAGCTGCGCCGCTTCGTCAATGTGTACGTGAACGACGACGACGTGCGCTTCGAGCAGGGGCTGGAGACGGCGACGCCGGATGGTGCGGGCGTCTCGATCATCCCGGCCGTCGCCGGAGGCTGA
- the thrC gene encoding threonine synthase → MAAQTVASTTNTVDLGPAAALSCRECGHRVPLGPVFACEECFGPLEIAYDFSAYDTEELRKQIEAGPANIWRYAPLLPVPADVADKPNINPGWTKLVKADNLARELGVDAGKLFVKDDSGNPTHSFKDRVVAQAIEAARAFGFTTLSCSSTGNLAGAVGAAAARAGFRSCVFIPHDLEQGKVVMAAVYGGELVGIEGNYDDVNRFCSELIGDPAGEGWGFVNVNLRPYYAEGSKTLAYEICEQLGWQLPDQLVVPIASGSQLTKIDKGLQELIKLGLVEDKPYKIFGAQAEGCSPVSVAYKAGHDVVRPQKPNTIAKSLAIGNPADGPYVLDIARRTGGAVEDVNDEQVVDAIRLLAQTEGIFAETAGGVTVGVTKKLIENGLLDPTLTTVVLNTGDGLKTLDAVAGTGLTATIRPNLESFRDAGLV, encoded by the coding sequence ATGGCTGCGCAGACTGTTGCAAGCACCACGAACACCGTCGATCTGGGTCCCGCCGCGGCTCTCTCGTGCCGAGAGTGCGGTCACCGGGTACCCCTCGGTCCGGTCTTCGCCTGCGAGGAGTGTTTCGGCCCGCTGGAGATCGCGTACGACTTCTCGGCCTACGACACCGAGGAGCTCCGCAAGCAGATCGAGGCGGGTCCCGCGAACATCTGGCGCTATGCGCCGCTGCTGCCCGTCCCCGCGGACGTGGCGGACAAGCCGAACATCAACCCTGGCTGGACCAAGCTCGTCAAGGCCGACAACCTCGCGCGCGAGCTGGGCGTCGACGCCGGCAAGCTCTTCGTGAAGGACGACTCCGGCAACCCGACGCACTCCTTCAAGGACCGCGTCGTCGCCCAGGCCATCGAGGCCGCGCGCGCCTTCGGCTTCACCACCCTCTCCTGCTCCTCCACCGGCAACCTCGCCGGTGCGGTGGGTGCCGCCGCCGCCCGCGCCGGCTTCCGCTCCTGCGTCTTCATCCCGCACGACCTGGAGCAGGGCAAGGTCGTCATGGCCGCGGTCTACGGCGGCGAGCTCGTCGGCATCGAGGGCAACTACGACGACGTGAACCGCTTCTGCTCCGAGCTGATCGGCGACCCGGCCGGCGAGGGCTGGGGTTTCGTCAACGTCAACCTGCGGCCGTACTACGCCGAGGGCTCCAAGACCCTGGCGTACGAGATCTGCGAGCAGCTCGGCTGGCAGCTCCCGGACCAGCTGGTCGTCCCGATCGCCTCCGGCTCCCAACTCACGAAGATCGACAAGGGTCTGCAGGAACTGATCAAGCTCGGGCTCGTCGAGGACAAGCCGTACAAGATCTTCGGCGCGCAGGCCGAGGGCTGCTCGCCGGTGTCGGTCGCGTACAAGGCGGGCCACGACGTCGTACGGCCGCAGAAGCCGAACACCATCGCCAAGTCGCTGGCGATCGGCAACCCGGCGGACGGTCCGTATGTCCTCGACATCGCCCGTCGCACCGGTGGTGCGGTGGAGGACGTGAATGACGAGCAGGTCGTCGACGCGATTCGGCTGCTCGCCCAGACCGAGGGCATCTTCGCGGAGACCGCCGGCGGGGTGACTGTCGGCGTGACGAAGAAGCTGATCGAGAACGGTCTGCTGGATCCGACGCTGACGACGGTCGTCCTGAACACCGGTGACGGTCTCAAGACCCTCGACGCGGTGGCCGGCACGGGGCTGACGGCGACGATTCGCCCCAACCTGGAGTCGTTCCGCGACGCTGGGCTCGTGTAG
- a CDS encoding glucosyl-3-phosphoglycerate synthase, translating to MLEEVERWLSTRSWSLTDRPLHQILAAKHRTGQSVSVVLPALNEEETVGDIVAVIRHDLMQQVPLVDEIVVVDSGSTDRTSEVAAAAGARVVHRDDILPRLPAVPGKGEVLWRSLLVTSGDIVCFIDADLKEFSSDFVHGIVGPLLTDPGIDLVKGMYDRPLSGAAGQGGRVTELMARPLLNMHWPQLAGFVQPLGGEYAARRSLLERLPFPVGYGVELGMLIDALHLVGLDALAQVDVGVRKHRHQDGQALGRMSAAIYRTAQLRLARGHLIRPSLTQFERGEDGFEPRTYSVDTEERPPMQEIAEYASRKVA from the coding sequence GTGCTGGAAGAAGTCGAGCGCTGGCTGAGCACCCGCTCCTGGTCCCTCACCGATCGCCCGCTGCACCAGATTCTCGCCGCCAAACACCGCACGGGCCAGTCGGTCAGTGTCGTGCTGCCCGCGCTCAACGAGGAGGAGACGGTCGGCGACATCGTCGCGGTCATCCGTCACGACCTCATGCAGCAGGTCCCGCTCGTCGACGAGATCGTGGTCGTCGACTCCGGGTCCACCGACCGCACCTCCGAGGTCGCCGCGGCGGCCGGGGCCAGGGTCGTGCACCGCGACGACATCCTGCCCCGCCTTCCGGCCGTCCCCGGCAAGGGCGAGGTGCTGTGGCGGTCCCTGCTCGTCACGAGCGGGGACATCGTCTGCTTCATCGACGCCGACCTGAAGGAGTTCTCCTCCGACTTCGTCCACGGGATCGTCGGCCCGCTGCTCACCGACCCCGGGATCGACCTGGTCAAGGGCATGTACGACCGCCCGCTCTCAGGCGCGGCAGGCCAGGGCGGCCGGGTCACCGAACTCATGGCGCGCCCGCTGCTGAACATGCACTGGCCGCAGCTGGCCGGCTTCGTACAGCCGCTCGGCGGCGAGTACGCGGCCCGCCGCAGCCTGCTGGAACGGCTTCCCTTCCCCGTCGGGTACGGCGTCGAGCTGGGCATGCTGATCGACGCCCTGCATCTGGTGGGCCTCGACGCGCTCGCCCAGGTGGACGTCGGCGTGCGCAAGCACCGGCACCAGGACGGGCAGGCGCTCGGCCGGATGTCCGCCGCGATCTACCGCACGGCGCAGCTGAGACTGGCCCGCGGTCACCTGATCCGGCCGTCGTTGACCCAGTTCGAGCGGGGCGAGGACGGTTTCGAGCCGCGCACCTACTCCGTGGACACGGAGGAGCGGCCGCCGATGCAGGAGATCGCCGAGTACGCGTCACGCAAAGTCGCCTGA
- a CDS encoding alpha,alpha-trehalose-phosphate synthase (UDP-forming) has protein sequence MASTASTASTQGAAAHQGHQVLVASNRGPVSYEVREDGSLLAKRGGGGLVSGLSAIGPDAGALWVCSALSDGDREAVRRGEGEAGVRMLAVPADVHADAYNGIANSVLWFVHHMLYQTPLEPVFDAEFRRQWASYETYNRAFAEALAEEAAEGAAVLVQDYHLCLVPGMLRRLRPDLRIGHFSHTPWAPVDYFRMLPDDIAEQLLRGMLGADRLGFLTRRWAEAFTACTEPVGGLGGTRIGVHGLGADADFLRQRSHEPDVDERMAALRAQIGAGRKAIVRVDRTELSKNIVRGLLAYRHLLDDRPEWRERVVHVALAYPSRQDLAVYRDYTAEVQRVADEINSRYGTPGWTPVVLHVKDDFARSLAAYRLGDVALVNPVRDGMNLVAKEVPVVSDEGCTLVLSREAGAHEELAEDALTVNPYDVIGTADALHAALCLPAAERAERTKRLAAAATALPPAQWFLDQLEALRG, from the coding sequence ATGGCTTCCACGGCTTCCACGGCTTCCACACAGGGCGCTGCTGCTCATCAGGGGCATCAGGTGCTGGTCGCGTCCAACCGCGGCCCGGTCTCGTACGAAGTGCGGGAGGACGGCTCGCTGCTCGCCAAGCGCGGCGGCGGCGGGCTGGTCTCCGGTCTGTCCGCGATCGGGCCGGACGCGGGTGCCCTGTGGGTGTGCTCGGCGCTGAGCGACGGCGACCGGGAGGCGGTACGGCGCGGGGAGGGCGAGGCCGGCGTGCGGATGCTCGCCGTCCCGGCCGACGTGCACGCCGACGCGTACAACGGCATCGCGAACTCGGTCCTCTGGTTCGTCCACCACATGCTGTACCAGACCCCGCTGGAGCCGGTCTTCGACGCGGAGTTCCGTCGGCAGTGGGCGTCCTACGAGACCTACAACCGGGCCTTCGCCGAGGCACTGGCCGAGGAGGCGGCCGAGGGGGCCGCGGTCCTCGTGCAGGACTACCACCTGTGTCTGGTGCCGGGGATGCTGCGCCGACTGCGGCCTGACCTCAGGATCGGGCACTTCTCGCACACACCGTGGGCTCCGGTGGACTACTTCCGGATGCTGCCGGACGACATCGCCGAGCAGCTTCTGCGCGGGATGCTGGGCGCCGACCGGCTGGGTTTCCTGACCCGGCGCTGGGCGGAGGCGTTCACGGCGTGCACCGAGCCGGTGGGCGGGCTCGGCGGTACGCGGATCGGGGTGCACGGGCTGGGCGCGGACGCCGACTTCCTGCGGCAGCGGTCGCACGAGCCGGACGTCGACGAGCGGATGGCCGCGCTGCGGGCGCAGATCGGTGCGGGCCGCAAGGCGATCGTGCGGGTCGACCGCACCGAACTGTCGAAGAACATCGTGCGCGGGCTGCTGGCGTACCGGCACCTCCTCGACGACCGTCCCGAGTGGCGCGAGCGGGTGGTGCATGTCGCCCTCGCGTACCCCTCCCGCCAGGACCTGGCGGTCTACCGGGACTACACGGCCGAAGTGCAGCGCGTCGCGGACGAGATCAACTCCCGCTACGGCACGCCCGGTTGGACCCCGGTGGTGCTGCACGTCAAGGACGACTTCGCGCGCTCCCTGGCCGCGTACCGGCTGGGGGACGTGGCCCTCGTCAACCCCGTCCGCGACGGCATGAACCTGGTCGCCAAGGAGGTGCCGGTCGTCTCGGACGAGGGCTGCACGCTGGTGCTGTCACGGGAGGCGGGGGCCCATGAGGAGCTGGCCGAGGACGCGCTGACGGTGAACCCGTACGACGTGATCGGCACGGCGGACGCCCTGCACGCCGCGTTGTGCCTGCCGGCGGCTGAGCGGGCCGAGCGGACGAAACGGCTGGCTGCCGCGGCTACGGCGTTGCCGCCTGCCCAGTGGTTTCTTGATCAGCTGGAGGCTTTGCGGGGCTGA
- the otsB gene encoding trehalose-phosphatase, with translation MGTHTDTDSTHSMDPLPTPATQAGRDGLAAILAHPGKTVVGLDFDGTLAPIVPDPEQARAHPEAVPALAALAPKIASVAVVTGRPAGVAVRHGGFAGVAGLEHLVVLGHYGAERWDAVSGNVSAPAPHPGVAAVRAELPGFLDRIGAWQGTWIEEKGRAVAVHTRRARDPQAAFEALRAPLTDLAGRHGLIVEPGRLVLELRPPGMDKGVALLEYVREIGASAVLYAGDDLGDLPAFAAVDKLRSDGVPGLLVCSGSDEVTELRERADVVVDGPEGVVRLLRALADRISLSPSGV, from the coding sequence ATGGGCACCCATACGGATACGGACTCGACGCACTCCATGGACCCCCTGCCGACGCCCGCCACACAGGCGGGCCGCGACGGACTGGCCGCGATCCTCGCGCACCCGGGGAAGACGGTGGTCGGCCTCGACTTCGACGGCACCCTCGCCCCGATCGTGCCGGACCCCGAGCAGGCCCGCGCCCATCCCGAGGCGGTGCCCGCGCTCGCCGCCCTCGCCCCGAAGATCGCCTCCGTGGCGGTCGTCACCGGCCGCCCGGCCGGTGTCGCCGTACGGCACGGCGGGTTCGCGGGCGTGGCGGGCCTGGAGCACCTGGTCGTCCTCGGCCACTACGGCGCCGAACGCTGGGACGCGGTGAGCGGCAACGTCAGCGCGCCCGCCCCCCACCCCGGCGTCGCCGCCGTCCGCGCCGAACTCCCTGGTTTCCTGGACCGTATCGGTGCGTGGCAGGGCACGTGGATCGAGGAGAAGGGCCGAGCCGTCGCGGTCCACACCCGCCGCGCCCGCGACCCCCAGGCCGCCTTCGAGGCCCTGCGCGCACCCCTCACCGACCTCGCCGGCCGCCACGGCCTGATCGTGGAGCCCGGCCGCCTGGTCCTGGAACTGCGCCCGCCGGGCATGGACAAGGGCGTGGCCCTGCTGGAGTACGTCCGCGAGATCGGCGCGTCGGCCGTCCTCTATGCCGGCGACGACCTCGGCGACCTCCCGGCCTTCGCGGCCGTCGACAAACTCCGCTCCGACGGCGTCCCCGGCCTGCTGGTGTGCAGCGGCAGCGACGAGGTGACGGAGCTGCGGGAGCGGGCGGATGTGGTGGTGGACGGCCCGGAGGGGGTCGTACGCCTGCTGCGAGCACTGGCGGACCGAATTTCCCTCAGCCCGTCCGGCGTTTGA
- a CDS encoding DUF3263 domain-containing protein: MDQEQLGDREQAILALERRGFPGPGAKERAIREELGLAPVRYYQLLNALLDDERALAHDPVTVNRLRRVRETRRAER, translated from the coding sequence ATGGACCAGGAGCAGTTGGGCGACCGCGAGCAGGCCATCCTCGCCCTCGAACGCCGGGGCTTTCCGGGCCCCGGCGCCAAGGAGCGCGCGATACGCGAGGAGCTGGGCCTGGCCCCCGTCCGCTACTACCAGCTGCTGAACGCCCTGCTGGACGACGAGCGGGCGCTCGCCCACGACCCGGTGACGGTGAACAGGCTGCGCAGGGTGCGGGAGACACGGCGAGCGGAGCGCTGA
- a CDS encoding ABC transporter substrate-binding protein encodes MQRRRTGTIAAVSALGMTAVLGGCGLTGGSGDVTLKLIAADYGDSAANSSQKYWDRLVKEYESKHSGVKIEVSVYSWNDVDRKVKELVDAGQAPDMAQIGAYADYADKGLLYTADDLLSITTQADLASQLATAGQVKGVQYGMPFAASTRLLFYNKTLFRKAGLTPPKTWKQLAADAAALKTEGVKYPYALPLGPEEAQAETMQWLLSGGGGYTDAVGTYGIDSPQNVDTFTWLKDDLVDKGLTGPVAPGRLNRAAAFAAFAKGDVGMLNGHPSLMQIAAKQGVKFGMVPMPGLDGQHKTAMGVADWMMAFKKNGHAEQVGKFLDFVYSEKNVLDFSREYDLLPATASASEAMSTDKQDADLKPFLDQLPLSELYPVGNTSWADVAAAVKKNIGRAVAPGGNPAATLAQLQATASRAENAD; translated from the coding sequence GTGCAGCGGCGTAGGACAGGAACGATCGCGGCGGTGTCCGCACTGGGCATGACGGCGGTCCTCGGCGGCTGCGGCCTCACCGGCGGTTCGGGTGACGTCACCCTGAAGCTGATCGCCGCGGACTACGGCGACTCCGCCGCCAACAGCTCCCAGAAGTACTGGGACAGGCTGGTGAAGGAGTACGAGAGCAAGCACTCCGGCGTGAAGATCGAGGTCAGCGTCTACTCCTGGAACGACGTCGACCGCAAGGTCAAGGAGCTGGTCGACGCCGGCCAGGCACCCGACATGGCGCAGATCGGCGCGTACGCCGACTACGCCGACAAGGGCCTGCTCTACACGGCCGACGACCTGCTCTCCATCACCACCCAGGCCGACCTCGCCTCCCAGCTGGCCACCGCGGGCCAGGTCAAGGGCGTGCAGTACGGGATGCCGTTCGCCGCCTCCACGCGCCTGCTCTTCTACAACAAGACCCTCTTCCGGAAGGCCGGCCTCACCCCGCCGAAGACCTGGAAGCAGCTGGCCGCCGACGCCGCGGCCCTCAAGACCGAGGGCGTGAAGTACCCGTACGCGCTGCCGCTCGGCCCGGAGGAGGCGCAGGCCGAGACGATGCAGTGGCTGCTGAGCGGCGGCGGTGGCTACACCGACGCCGTCGGCACGTACGGCATCGACTCCCCGCAGAACGTCGACACCTTCACCTGGCTCAAGGACGACCTGGTCGACAAGGGCCTGACCGGTCCTGTCGCGCCCGGCAGGCTGAACCGCGCCGCCGCCTTCGCCGCCTTCGCGAAGGGGGACGTCGGCATGCTCAACGGCCACCCCTCGCTGATGCAGATCGCCGCGAAGCAGGGTGTGAAGTTCGGCATGGTGCCGATGCCCGGCCTGGACGGCCAGCACAAGACCGCGATGGGCGTCGCCGACTGGATGATGGCGTTCAAGAAGAACGGCCACGCGGAACAGGTCGGCAAGTTCCTCGACTTCGTCTACAGCGAGAAGAACGTGCTCGACTTCTCCCGCGAGTACGACCTGCTGCCGGCCACCGCGTCCGCCTCCGAGGCCATGAGCACGGACAAGCAGGACGCCGACCTCAAGCCGTTCCTGGACCAGCTGCCGCTGTCCGAGCTGTACCCGGTCGGCAACACCTCCTGGGCCGATGTCGCCGCGGCGGTCAAGAAGAACATAGGCCGGGCGGTCGCCCCCGGCGGCAACCCGGCCGCCACCCTCGCACAGCTCCAGGCGACGGCCTCCAGGGCGGAGAACGCGGACTAG
- a CDS encoding ROK family protein, whose product MRHVIALDVGGTGMKAALVAADTSPRAPVLLHQARRATGRERGPDAVVEGILDFAAELSALGAERFGEPASAAGVAVPGIVDADRGIAAYAANLGWRDVPLRDLLAAKLGIPVALGHDVRTGGLAEGRIGAGMGADRFLFVPLGTGIAGAIGIEGRVEAGAHGFAGEIGHIVVRPGGAACPCGQVGCLERYASAAAVSEAWATASGDPDADAADCAKAVASGDPNAVRVWQNAVDALADGLVTALTLLDPRTLIIGGGLAEAGETLFTPLRDAVRRRITFQKLPSIVPAALGDAAGCLGAGLLAWDLLTTTDGTEATP is encoded by the coding sequence GTGAGACATGTCATCGCCCTCGATGTGGGCGGCACCGGGATGAAGGCGGCGCTGGTCGCCGCCGACACCTCCCCCAGAGCCCCTGTGCTGCTGCATCAGGCGCGCCGGGCGACCGGGAGGGAGCGCGGGCCGGACGCGGTCGTCGAGGGCATCCTCGACTTCGCCGCCGAGCTCAGCGCCCTGGGCGCCGAGCGGTTCGGCGAGCCCGCGTCCGCCGCCGGCGTCGCCGTCCCCGGCATCGTCGACGCCGACCGGGGCATCGCCGCCTACGCGGCCAACCTCGGCTGGCGCGACGTACCCCTGCGCGACCTGCTCGCCGCGAAGCTGGGCATCCCCGTGGCCCTCGGCCACGACGTGCGCACCGGCGGGCTTGCCGAGGGCCGGATCGGTGCGGGCATGGGCGCCGACCGCTTCCTCTTCGTCCCCCTCGGCACCGGAATCGCTGGCGCGATCGGCATCGAGGGCCGGGTGGAGGCGGGCGCGCACGGCTTCGCGGGCGAGATCGGCCACATCGTCGTACGGCCCGGGGGCGCCGCCTGTCCGTGCGGTCAGGTCGGCTGCCTGGAGCGGTACGCCTCCGCGGCGGCCGTCAGCGAGGCCTGGGCGACGGCTTCGGGAGACCCCGACGCGGACGCCGCCGACTGCGCCAAGGCCGTCGCGTCCGGCGACCCGAACGCCGTCCGGGTCTGGCAGAACGCGGTGGACGCCCTGGCCGACGGCCTGGTCACCGCCCTCACCTTGCTTGACCCGCGCACCCTGATCATCGGTGGCGGCCTCGCGGAGGCGGGGGAAACCTTGTTCACACCGCTGCGGGACGCCGTCCGGCGGCGGATCACCTTCCAGAAGCTGCCGTCGATCGTCCCCGCGGCGCTGGGCGACGCGGCGGGCTGTCTGGGCGCCGGGCTGCTGGCCTGGGATCTCCTCACTACAACTGACGGCACGGAGGCAACGCCCTGA
- the nagA gene encoding N-acetylglucosamine-6-phosphate deacetylase, with amino-acid sequence MLSGADVVLPTGTVADGQVVVDGTRVAAQAPQDNAQVIDVSGCTLVPGFVDIHNHGGGGASFTSGTVEEILKGIHTHRQHGTTTLVASTVTGEMDFLARRAGLLSELAEQGDIAGIHFEGPFISPCRKGAHSERLLRDPDPAEVRKLINAAHGTAKMVTLATELPGGIDSVRLLTEHGVIAAIGHTDATYEQTMEAIEAGATVATHLFNAMPALGHRTPGPIAALLEDERITVELINDGTHLHPASLQLAFHHAGANRVAFITDAMDAAGFGDGRYMLGPLEVEVSEGVARLVEGGSIAGSTLTLDRAFKRAVTVDGLRVEDVVTAISANPAKLLGMYDTVGSLEPGKDADLVILDHQFDLKGVMRRGEWVIDPQLG; translated from the coding sequence ATCCTCTCCGGCGCCGACGTGGTCCTCCCCACCGGAACCGTCGCAGACGGGCAAGTGGTCGTGGACGGCACCCGAGTCGCCGCCCAAGCCCCGCAGGACAACGCCCAGGTGATCGACGTATCCGGCTGCACGCTCGTGCCGGGATTCGTCGACATCCACAACCACGGCGGCGGCGGCGCCTCCTTCACCTCGGGCACGGTCGAGGAGATCCTCAAGGGCATCCACACCCACCGGCAGCACGGCACGACCACCCTCGTCGCGTCGACCGTCACCGGTGAGATGGACTTCCTCGCGCGGCGCGCGGGGCTGCTGAGCGAACTCGCCGAGCAGGGGGACATCGCCGGCATCCACTTCGAGGGACCGTTCATCTCACCCTGCCGCAAGGGTGCCCATTCCGAGCGACTGCTGCGCGACCCCGACCCGGCGGAGGTGCGCAAGCTGATCAACGCGGCACACGGCACGGCGAAGATGGTCACCCTCGCCACCGAACTGCCGGGCGGCATCGACTCCGTACGCCTGCTCACCGAGCACGGGGTGATCGCGGCGATCGGGCACACCGACGCGACGTACGAGCAGACGATGGAGGCCATCGAGGCCGGCGCCACGGTCGCGACCCATCTCTTCAACGCGATGCCGGCCCTCGGTCACCGCACCCCCGGCCCGATCGCCGCGCTCCTGGAGGACGAGCGCATCACCGTCGAGCTGATCAACGACGGTACGCATCTGCACCCCGCCTCCCTCCAGTTGGCGTTCCACCACGCGGGCGCGAACCGGGTCGCCTTCATCACCGACGCGATGGACGCGGCCGGCTTCGGCGACGGCAGATACATGCTCGGCCCGCTGGAGGTCGAGGTCAGCGAGGGTGTGGCACGGCTGGTGGAGGGCGGCTCGATCGCGGGCTCGACGCTGACCCTGGACCGCGCGTTCAAGCGGGCGGTGACCGTGGACGGCCTGCGGGTCGAGGACGTAGTGACGGCGATCTCGGCCAACCCGGCCAAGCTGCTCGGTATGTACGACACCGTGGGGTCCCTGGAGCCCGGCAAGGACGCCGACCTGGTGATCCTTGACCATCAATTCGACCTCAAGGGCGTGATGCGCCGCGGCGAATGGGTGATCGATCCGCAACTGGGGTGA